The nucleotide sequence GCTGGGCGTGGTCGGCCGCCGGATCGGCGATGTTGGTCATGTTCAGCCGCAACGCGGTCAGCAAACTCATGTTCGGTGCGTGGCCGTTGGTTTGGCTCCCGCGAACAGTGATCCTCGGAGCAGTTGCTTGGCCGAGTCGAGTGTGACGTCGTAGGACTGCGGACCCAGATTCGCCGCTTGCTCGGTGAGGCCGCGCGTCAGTGCGCAGATGGCGTCCACCGCGGCGCCGGCGGCGATGCCGGCGGACAGCACGCCCCGCCCCCGGGCGTCGTCGACGATTTCGGTGATGACGTCGCGAAGGGCCTTGGAGCCCGGGTAGGTTCGGCGGCCGCCACCGGTCTGGTCGGCATTCTCGGCGCGCACCGCTCGTAGGAACCCGGCCAGGTAGGGATAGTCGCGCATCAACCGTTTCGACTCATCCAACACCGCGTCGAGCCGGTCGACGATGTCATCGGAAGAGGCCGCGGCGGCATGGAGCCGGGGCAAGACGATCTCTTCGATCTCCGTGGCGGTGGCATTGAGTAGCTCCGACTTGTTCGGAAAGTAGTGGTACAAGCTGCCGCTGGTCATGTCGGCCGCCTTGGCGATCTCGCGGATCGACGCCTGGGCGGGGCCGGCCTCGGCCACACAACGCATTGCCGCGGTGATGATCCGTTGCCGGGTTTGTTCGCCGCGCGCGCCCACCGGCCGGCCGAGCTGGGATCTCGTCGAGAAGGTGGGGACGGTCATGTCAGGCGGCACTCGCAATCGGGCTGTCGATCACTCACCGCGGCCCCGCGGACGCCGGAAGTCATGATCATTCGAATATATTCGACT is from Mycobacterium marinum and encodes:
- a CDS encoding TetR/AcrR family transcriptional regulator, which gives rise to MTVPTFSTRSQLGRPVGARGEQTRQRIITAAMRCVAEAGPAQASIREIAKAADMTSGSLYHYFPNKSELLNATATEIEEIVLPRLHAAAASSDDIVDRLDAVLDESKRLMRDYPYLAGFLRAVRAENADQTGGGRRTYPGSKALRDVITEIVDDARGRGVLSAGIAAGAAVDAICALTRGLTEQAANLGPQSYDVTLDSAKQLLRGSLFAGAKPTATHRT